The nucleotide sequence GATGTAGTGAAGGTCGATATCCTCATTAATGGTGAGCGGGTTGACGCCCTCTCTGTGATTGTTCACCGCAGTAATAGTCAGCACCGTGGGCGGGAAGTGGTCGCTAAGATGCGCGGCATTATTCCTCGTCAAATGTTCGATGTGGCTATTCAGGCGGCAATTGGCAGCAATATTGTTGCGCGTGAAAACGTCAAGGCGTTGCGTAAAAACGTATTGGCTAAGTGCTACGGTGGTGACATCTCCCGTAAGCGTAAGTTATTAGAGAAGCAAAAAGAAGGTAAGAAACGTATGAAGCAAGTCGGTAACGTGGAAATTCCACAAGAAGCCTTCTTGGCTATTCTGCAGGTGGAGGATTAATGAACTTTGCCCTAGTCCTTTTTATCTTGGTGATTGTTTCTGGAATCGCTTGGGTTGCTGACAAATGGCACTTTGCCCCGCAAAGACGTTTGGCGGGTATTGATCGTATGCCTTTGTGGCTTGAATACACAGCAGGTTTCTTCCCGGTAATTTGCGCAGTGTTTGTCTTGCGCTCTTTTATTGCTGAGCCTTTTAAGATTCCTTCTGGTTCAATGATCCCCACATTGCAAATCGGCGACTTCATTTTGGTCAATAAATTTACCTATGGAATACGTTTACCGGTACTGAATCAAAAAGTTGTTGACTTGGGTTCACCCAAGCGCGGTGATGTTGTCGTTTTTCGCTACCCACGTGATGAATCGGTGGATTACATCAAGCGCATAGTGGCCTTGCCAGGTGACGAAATCACCTATGAAAATAAGCGTCTGACTATTAATGGTCAGCCTCTGCAATATAGTGGTGGCGAGCCGTATCTCGATCCCGAGAATATGCGCTATGCCAAACGTTTCACAGAGACTTTCCCGGTAGACTTGGGCGGCAATCGTCATGACATCCTCAATGATCCAGATCGTCCGGCTACCGTATTTCCAACCGAGCGTTTTCCGGGTTCTGAGTTCTGCCAGTACCAGCAGTCTGGTGTGACTTGCAAAGTCCCTCCAGGACATTACTTCGCCATGGGCGATAACCGTGACAACAGCGCAGACTCACGTTACTGGGGATTTGTACCTGATAAAAATATCGTAGGCAAAGCCTTCTTTGTTTGGTTGAACCTGGGTAATCTTGGCCGTATAGGCGGATTCGAGTAAATATCATGAATGCGCGCGCCGTTATCGAAACTGGGCCGCTACAAGAGCGCCTCGGCTATACCTTCAAGAAGCCAGAGCTACTAAATCAAGCCTTGACTCATCGCAGTCATAGCAAGAAAAATAACGAGCGCTTAGAGTTTCTGGGCGACTCTATTCTGAATTGTGTCGTTGCTGAAATGCTCTATGAGCGTTATTCGGACTTAGATGAGGGCGATCTCTCTCGCGTACGTGCAAACTTAGTAAAGCAACAAGCTTTATATGAAATTGCCCAAACATTATCCTTGTCGGATTACTTGCGCCTGGGCGAAGGTGAGTTGAAGAGCGGTGGCTTCCGTCGCCCCTCTATTCTTGCTGATACCTTAGAGGCAGTGACTGGCGCAATCTTTATGGATGGTGGTTTTGAAGCGGCTAAGGCCAGCTTACGTAAGCTGTATTCCATTATCTTGGCAAACGTAGACCCTAAAACCTTAGGTAAGGATGACAAAACTTTATTGCAAGAATGCTTGCAAGGCTATCAATTGCCATTGCCGACCTATAACGTTACCGGCACTACTGGTGCTGCACACAACCAGCAGTTTGAGGTGGAGTGCTTGATCCCTAGTCATAAAGTGGCGGTCAAAGGTGAGGGTGCTTCGCGTCGTGCTGCTGAACAAGCGGCAGCAAAGTTAGCTTTGATTGCTATGCTTAAGGCTTTACCGCAAGAATCTCGCAAACCCAAGAAAACTCGGTCGGCCAAGAAGAAAGCGGCCAAAAAAGAAGCAACCGAAGAGCAGTTCAATCTTAAGCTGAAGGGCTAATCGTGTTTAGATGCGGCACCATCGCCATTGTTGGGCGTCCTAATATGGGTAAATCAACTCTTCTGAATGCGTTGGTTGGTCAGAAGATCAGCATTACTTCTCGTAAAGCGCAAACGACACGTCACCGTATATTGGGTATTCAGAATCGCGAAGAAGCGCAGTTTATCTTTATCGATACCCCAGGCTTTCAGACCCGTTTAATGAATACCTTAAACAAAGCGTTGAACCGCACTGTCACTACAGCTTTGCAAGATGTAAACGTAGCGTGCTTTGTGGTTGAGGCTGGATACTTTGGTGAAGACGATAAGAAGGTATTGAAGCTGCTGCCAGATGACTTGCCGGTTGTTCTGGTTCTGAATAAATTAGATCTGTTTAACAGTCGCTTTCAGACTCCATCAGAGCGTGACCAAGCTCTCCTTAGCTTCATTAAAGACATGGCTCGCCCTTGGTGCGAACTAGGTGGCCATGAAGACCAGAAGTGTGAGTTTTCTGAGATAGTACCGATGAGCGCCAAGAGTCCTGGCGATATTGAAAGATTGTTAGATGTCCTTGAGGGCTACCTGCCTGAGGCTGAGGCTGTCTATGATGGCGATACTATTACCGATCGCAGCGAGCGCTTCTTAGCTGCTGAGATTCTGCGTGAAAAAGTATTCCGCTTTACTGG is from Polynucleobacter sp. MWH-S4W17 and encodes:
- the era gene encoding GTPase Era, which produces MGKSTLLNALVGQKISITSRKAQTTRHRILGIQNREEAQFIFIDTPGFQTRLMNTLNKALNRTVTTALQDVNVACFVVEAGYFGEDDKKVLKLLPDDLPVVLVLNKLDLFNSRFQTPSERDQALLSFIKDMARPWCELGGHEDQKCEFSEIVPMSAKSPGDIERLLDVLEGYLPEAEAVYDGDTITDRSERFLAAEILREKVFRFTGEELPYTSTVVIDQFKMDGKMRRIAATILVDRDSHKAMIIGQKGERLKKISTDARIDMEKLFDGKVFLETWVKVKRGWADDRAELRAQGLE
- the lepB gene encoding signal peptidase I; its protein translation is MNFALVLFILVIVSGIAWVADKWHFAPQRRLAGIDRMPLWLEYTAGFFPVICAVFVLRSFIAEPFKIPSGSMIPTLQIGDFILVNKFTYGIRLPVLNQKVVDLGSPKRGDVVVFRYPRDESVDYIKRIVALPGDEITYENKRLTINGQPLQYSGGEPYLDPENMRYAKRFTETFPVDLGGNRHDILNDPDRPATVFPTERFPGSEFCQYQQSGVTCKVPPGHYFAMGDNRDNSADSRYWGFVPDKNIVGKAFFVWLNLGNLGRIGGFE
- the rnc gene encoding ribonuclease III; translated protein: MNARAVIETGPLQERLGYTFKKPELLNQALTHRSHSKKNNERLEFLGDSILNCVVAEMLYERYSDLDEGDLSRVRANLVKQQALYEIAQTLSLSDYLRLGEGELKSGGFRRPSILADTLEAVTGAIFMDGGFEAAKASLRKLYSIILANVDPKTLGKDDKTLLQECLQGYQLPLPTYNVTGTTGAAHNQQFEVECLIPSHKVAVKGEGASRRAAEQAAAKLALIAMLKALPQESRKPKKTRSAKKKAAKKEATEEQFNLKLKG